A window of the Pecten maximus chromosome 19, xPecMax1.1, whole genome shotgun sequence genome harbors these coding sequences:
- the LOC117317696 gene encoding uncharacterized protein LOC117317696, which produces MIATEMETSGHLGFEERPKRMRLDPRCRHYDANGVSHRSLDIGGVIAVLSKYQDYDGGINCSICGKLYKSRVCFVKHLWEHTIYWDQFPGDKNQDRVLSIQAALILFLTVHGDAVQDSSILTHLLVTAPNEKRPEDAPTSPTSSPEKRRPRTPKKNPSNISPLKRKKSFDL; this is translated from the exons ATGATCGCGACGGAAATGGAAACTTCGGGTCATCTAGGATTCGAGGAAAGGCCTAAGCGAATGAGACTCGACCCAAGATGTCGACACTACGACGCGAACGGAGTGTCACACCGTTCGCTAGACATCGGTGGCGTAATTGCCGTTCTGAGTAAATATCAAGATTATGATGGAGGGATCAACTGCAGTATCTGTG GTAAACTATACAAGAGCAGGGTGTGTTTTGTGAAACACCTGTGGGAGCATACAATTTACTGGGATCAGTTTCCAGGCGACAAAAACCAGGACCGGGTCCTGTCCATCCAGGCCGCCCTCATCCTGTTTCTCACAGTCCATGGAGACGCGGTGCAGGATAGCAGTATTCTCACTCACCTGCTCGTCACGGCACCGAATGAGAAACGTCCAGAGGACGCACCCACCTCGCCAACATCGTCACCAGAGAAGCGAAGACCTCGAACACCCAAGAAAAATCCATCAAATATTTCACCActtaagagaaaaaaatctttcgATCTCTGA